A window of the Oceanithermus desulfurans genome harbors these coding sequences:
- a CDS encoding chlorite dismutase family protein has protein sequence MAERPKRPEKKLREYSEKTTRRMTDLDPAGLVLDKAPDRARRQFMNYAFFKLDPAFRRLEPSEIEAAKDEFAGVVERWAAREGFIVRSYSLVGLRADTDFMIWRIAFDPAEFQAMQRELNRTRLAGYLTQPYSYLSMQKRSIYVDRFNPEGEGVELMPGEGDYLFVYPFVKKREWYKLTPHTRQGMMDEHIYVSAPFEGVRLNTSYSYGIDDQEFVVAFDANHPSEFVDLVHRLRFTEASLYTLRDTPMFTCRKKPVRELLDDLA, from the coding sequence ATGGCCGAACGCCCCAAGCGACCCGAAAAGAAGCTGCGTGAGTACAGCGAGAAGACGACCCGCCGCATGACCGACCTGGACCCGGCCGGGCTGGTGCTCGACAAAGCGCCCGACCGCGCCCGCCGGCAGTTCATGAACTACGCCTTCTTCAAGCTCGACCCCGCCTTTCGCCGGCTCGAGCCCAGCGAGATAGAGGCCGCCAAGGACGAGTTCGCCGGTGTGGTGGAGCGCTGGGCCGCCCGCGAGGGCTTCATCGTCCGCAGTTACTCGCTGGTGGGCCTCAGGGCCGACACCGACTTCATGATCTGGCGCATCGCCTTCGATCCCGCCGAGTTCCAGGCCATGCAGCGCGAACTCAACCGCACCCGCCTGGCCGGCTACCTGACCCAGCCCTACAGCTACCTCTCGATGCAGAAGCGCTCGATCTACGTCGATCGCTTCAACCCCGAGGGCGAGGGGGTGGAGCTGATGCCCGGTGAGGGGGACTACCTCTTCGTCTACCCCTTCGTGAAGAAGCGCGAGTGGTACAAGCTCACCCCCCACACCCGCCAGGGGATGATGGACGAGCACATCTACGTCTCCGCGCCCTTCGAGGGGGTGCGCCTCAACACCAGCTACTCCTACGGCATCGACGACCAGGAGTTCGTCGTCGCCTTCGACGCCAACCACCCCTCTGAGTTCGTGGACCTGGTGCACCGGCTGCGCTTCACCGAGGCCAGCCTCTACACCCTGCGCGACACCCCGATGTTCACCTGCCGCAAGAAGCCGGTGCGCGAGCTGCTCGACGACCTGGCCTAG
- a CDS encoding 3'-5' exonuclease, whose translation MQWNIALNHDLLEEVRKKFPAELAEQINYELLKLAAGLLMPGHKLEKLKNGFWSLRLNKDLRLILSAQEGTLVPLYVDHHDKAYQWAERHRAEFHPKTQEFQVVRIKVEEQVVVKKTEVHAPLAHYPEEYLHDLGIPLHYVATMKLADIDRALELASELGPLIQERILSLLENKPVPLPPKVKVEDPFHHPSNRYRYLLIETKEELKQALFGDWEDWMVFLHPVQRAVVDQDYRGPAKATGAAGTGKTVVAIHRAVRLAQENPEARVLLTTYTRTLAEALKDGVARLAGGLENLEVEHFDRLLTRWHTKGLGKKLSVARDKQIEEALKRAAEEVGRPEWASDLFLFNEWVRVVDAWGVRSLEEYLAVDRTGRGTPLSQARRRELWPVFDRTRSLLVSRGLETWGSRTRTLLENLEKLPRFDHVVVDETQDLSPIQLKLLRAIVPEGDNDLFLVGDAAQRIYQTRVPWRRLGIETVGRSQRLWINYRTTREIANFAVGVLPEKVTEAEGEEVAPKALSLLRGESPEIQVFAQPNQEVSALANWLRALIEQGYDTEQTAVVARTKKLLKTRGASAVKRAGLPSRFLEEGGQGPGVSLATMHRVKGLEFRAVAVIGVEDGQVPNDFVLKQAETEADREALLELERQLLFVALSRPREKLWVSAAKQPSPFLPAKH comes from the coding sequence ATGCAATGGAACATCGCCCTGAATCATGACCTGCTGGAGGAAGTCCGCAAGAAGTTTCCAGCTGAGCTAGCAGAACAGATCAACTATGAACTGCTAAAGCTCGCTGCCGGCCTGCTCATGCCGGGTCACAAGCTCGAGAAGTTGAAAAACGGGTTTTGGTCGCTGCGGCTGAATAAGGACCTGCGACTAATTCTTTCCGCGCAGGAGGGTACGCTCGTCCCCTTGTACGTGGATCATCACGACAAGGCCTACCAGTGGGCTGAGCGGCATCGGGCGGAGTTCCACCCCAAGACCCAGGAGTTCCAGGTTGTCCGCATAAAAGTCGAGGAGCAGGTGGTGGTGAAAAAGACTGAGGTTCACGCTCCACTTGCCCACTACCCTGAGGAGTACCTTCACGATCTGGGGATCCCCCTCCACTACGTGGCGACGATGAAGCTGGCCGACATAGACCGCGCCCTCGAACTCGCTTCCGAGCTAGGCCCGCTGATACAAGAACGCATCCTCAGTTTGCTCGAGAATAAGCCCGTTCCGCTTCCGCCCAAGGTTAAGGTTGAGGACCCTTTCCACCACCCCAGCAACCGTTACCGTTACCTCCTAATCGAGACCAAGGAGGAGCTCAAGCAAGCCCTCTTCGGAGACTGGGAGGACTGGATGGTCTTTTTACATCCGGTCCAGCGCGCCGTCGTGGACCAGGACTACCGCGGCCCGGCCAAGGCAACGGGCGCGGCCGGCACGGGGAAAACGGTGGTGGCAATCCACCGCGCGGTGCGCCTGGCCCAAGAAAACCCCGAGGCTCGAGTGCTGCTCACCACTTACACGCGGACGCTCGCCGAAGCACTCAAAGACGGGGTAGCGCGGCTTGCTGGGGGACTCGAGAACCTCGAGGTCGAGCATTTTGATCGCCTGCTCACGCGCTGGCATACGAAAGGGCTTGGCAAGAAGCTCAGTGTCGCCAGGGATAAGCAGATCGAGGAGGCCCTTAAGCGGGCGGCGGAAGAGGTTGGACGCCCGGAGTGGGCGAGCGACCTTTTCCTTTTCAACGAGTGGGTGCGGGTGGTGGACGCTTGGGGGGTGCGCAGCCTGGAGGAGTACCTGGCGGTGGACCGCACCGGCCGGGGCACGCCGCTCAGCCAAGCGCGGCGCCGGGAGCTCTGGCCCGTCTTCGACCGGACCCGGAGCCTGCTTGTTTCCCGGGGGCTTGAAACCTGGGGCAGCCGGACGCGAACGTTGCTCGAGAACCTCGAGAAGCTACCCAGGTTCGACCACGTGGTGGTGGACGAGACCCAGGACCTAAGCCCGATCCAGCTGAAGCTACTACGCGCGATCGTCCCCGAGGGCGATAACGATCTTTTCCTGGTCGGGGATGCCGCGCAGCGCATCTACCAAACCCGCGTCCCCTGGCGGCGGCTCGGTATAGAGACCGTGGGTCGGTCACAGAGGCTCTGGATCAACTACCGCACCACCCGTGAGATTGCGAACTTCGCCGTGGGGGTGCTACCCGAGAAGGTGACCGAGGCCGAGGGGGAAGAGGTCGCCCCCAAGGCCTTGAGTCTTTTGCGCGGCGAATCTCCAGAAATCCAGGTGTTTGCCCAACCTAACCAAGAAGTGTCCGCTCTTGCCAACTGGTTACGCGCATTGATTGAACAGGGCTACGATACAGAGCAGACCGCGGTCGTAGCGCGCACCAAGAAATTGTTAAAGACCCGAGGTGCGTCCGCGGTGAAGCGCGCCGGCCTACCGTCTCGGTTTCTGGAGGAAGGCGGCCAAGGACCCGGCGTCAGCTTAGCCACGATGCACCGGGTAAAGGGCCTGGAGTTCCGGGCGGTAGCGGTGATCGGGGTCGAGGATGGACAAGTGCCCAACGACTTCGTGCTCAAACAGGCCGAGACCGAAGCCGACCGGGAAGCGTTGCTCGAGCTCGAGCGGCAGCTACTTTTCGTTGCCCTCTCCAGGCCGCGGGAAAAGCTGTGGGTCAGCGCGGCAAAGCAACCCAGCCCTTTCTTGCCGGCCAAACACTAG